The stretch of DNA CTCGCGCAAGGCGAGCCCGCGATCGGTCAGCGCGTAGGCCCGGGTGTTGTGCCGGAGGGGCAGGCGGGACAGTACCCCGGCGGCCTCGAGCTCGCGCAGGCGGGTCGCGAGGATGTTGGTCGGCACCCCGAGGTCGCGCTGCAGATCGCCGTAGCGCTGTGGCCCGTCGAGCAGCCGCTCCACCACGAGCAGGGCCCACCGTGCTCCGACGATGTCGAGGGCCGCGGCGAGGTTGCTCACGCGGTCGGATCGGCGTCCGGCTTCATCCAAAACGGCGAATAGTGGTAGCCGTCGGGGTCGTCGAATTGGCGCTGGTACATGAAGGGGTAGTCGTCGGTGTCACCGATCCGCCCGCCGGCGGCGCCGGCGCGTTCGGTGAGCTCGTCGACCGCCTCGCGGCTGCCGAGGTCGAATGAGACCGTGACCTTCGAGGGGGTGTCGGGTCCGCCGACCAGCTCCTCGGCGCCGCCGACGCTTGCGTACATCTCGCGGCTGCCGAGCATGACGTACTGCTCGGGCGCGATCGCGAAGCATGACACGTTGTGGTCGGACATCTTGGCGTTGAGGGTCCAGCCGAGGGCGGTATAGAAGGCGGTCGCGCGCTCGACGCTCTCAACCGGGCAGGTGATGAAGAGGCTCATGCGGCCTATACTTGCAAAATGCAAGTACGACGTCAAGCCTCGGCCGCATTTCGCGCATTGCGGGGCGTGTAGGAGCCCATTCAGAGGGACGGCCGAGTAATGGGGACTAGACCGTGCGTTCGGCCTTGGTGCAGGCAAGGATCTTTTACCGGGCGCTACGCCGGCGCTGATACTGTCGAGCCGCGACATACTGCTGCTACCGCAGGTACTGAGGGGCCACTAGGAGTTTGCGGGCGCAGTCACGGAGATCTGCGAGAACTTCGGTATCGGGATAGCTGCGGGCGAGGGCTGCCATACCACGGCAGGCAAGGCCAGCGTCCGCGAGTTCTCCACTGACAAGAGAATCCCTGAGTTCTGTAATAGGAAGAAGGCGAACGTGGCCCGATTCAGACTCTTCCCTGGTCGCTTCACATGTCTCTCCTGCGTTGGTCGCGTTGCCACGGTCAGGCCCTGCTGCTAGCGGCTCTTTGGATCCCGCCAACACACCATGTAGGACGCTGTACCGTCCTCTTTGATGCGTTTGCGAATGCTGACCACACAGTAAGCGGTACGCCGCCGTCAACACGTTGGGCGGTTTTATCAACACCCAAGAGACCACGCAGGCCTGTGACCTGCGGAAACACTGTGCCCGAGGTGGGACTCGAACTGCATTCCGACCCAGCAAGCGTAGGGAAGTTCCGAAACCATAGGCAGTCCGGGCCAGTTCCGTACCATTACGACACATTCCGATGGCGAGGGTGTGGACAATGTCCACACCAGCGTCAACGCGCCTCACAGCAGTAGAAGTGCCGGCGGCGGCGGCCTGCCAACAGTCGCTTGTATTCAGAGCCGCAAAAGCGTGCCGGGCTCAATCCGAAGACGTGGCCTCCGACAAATCGATGTGTACAAGGTGACCTTTGCCCACGCCTGCAGGCTTCCCCATGCAGCCACCACTGTCGGCGACTCCTTTGGCGACGTCGACATCGGCCGGGACATGACATCCCTAGATGAGGCCCTGGGCCAGCATGGCGTCGGCCACCTTGACGAAGCCGCCGATGTTCGCGCCCAGCACGTAGTTGCCCGGGTCGCCGTACTCATCGGCGGTGGCCGCGCAGCGGTCATGGATGCCGACCATGATTTCGGTGAGGCGCTGTTCCGTGTGCGCGAAGGTCCATGAGTCGCGGCTCGCGTTCTGCTGCATCTCCAGCGCGGACGTCGCCACGCCCCCGGCGTTGGCGGCCTTGCCCGGGCCGAACAGCACGCCGGAGTCCTGGAAGACCGCGACGGCGTCACGGGTGGACGGCATATTGGCGCCCTCCCCGACAGCGATGAGGCCGTTGCGCACGAGCCGGGCGGCGGCGTCACCGTCGAGCTCGTTCTGCGTGGCGCAGGGCAGCGCTACCGTGGCGTCGACGTCCCAGACGGAGCCGCCATCCACATAGGTGACGGCGGGACGGCGGGTCTCGTAGTCCTTGAGGCGTCCCCGCTCGACTTCCTTGACCTGACGGAGCAGGGCCACGTCGATCCCGGCATCGTCCACGATGTAGCCGGAGGAATCGGAGCAGGCCACCACGATGGCGCCGAGCGACTGCGCCTTGGCGATCGCGTTGATGGCCACATTGCCGGTGCCAGAGACCACCACGCGCTGGCCGTCGAAGGATTTGCCGCGGGTCTTGAGCATTTCCTCTGTGAAGATCACGGTGCCGTAACCGGTCGCCTCGGGACGCACGAGGGAACCGCCCCAGGAGATGCCCTTGCCGGTGAGGACGCCGGACTCGTACCGGTTGGTGATGCGCTTGTACTGGCCGAAGAGGTAACCGATCTCGCGTCCGCCGACGCCGATGTCCCCGGCCGGGACGTCCGTGTACTCGCCGATGTGGCGGTACAGCTCCGTCATGAAGGACTGGCAGAAGCGCATGACCTCGGCGTCCGAGCGACCGCGCGGGTCGAAGTCGGAACCGCCCTTGCCGCCGCCGATCGGCATGCCCGTGAGGGCATTCTTGAAGATCTGCTCGAAGCCCAAGAACTTCACGATGCCCAGGTACACCGAGGGGTGGAACCGGAGGCCGCCCTTGTACGGGCCAAGGGCGGAGTTGAACTCCACCCGGAAGCCACGGTTGATCTGTACGCGACCGGCGTCGTCCGTCCACGGAACGCGGAAAATGATCTGCCGCTCCGGCTCGCACAGCCGTTCGAGAACGGCGCCTTCCAGGAACTCCGGGTGCCGGTCGTGCACCGGGCCCAGGCTTTCAAAGACCTCGGTGACCGCCTGGTGGAACTCCCCTTCGCCGGGATTCCGCGCCAGCACCGTACCCCGGATGGCTTCAAGCCGTGCATCCATTACAACTCCCTAAAATCTGACGCCCTCATCGGGCGCAAAACAACAGCTGCTTAGTCACTGACGGCGCTACGGCGCTGTCCGGCTCCTTACACCGGGCTGCCAGCCGCATCAGGTCCCAAGACCAGCTGGAAGAAGGCCACTCCGTCATAGTCCAGCGAGAGGGCGAGCCGCTCCTAGCAGGGAACGCTGATACCCGAACCGCCGATGGGTCCGTCTTCTGTTGCCGAGCGTGCAGGAATTGTGGTGGTGTTTTGTGAGCCGGGCGTTGCCTCAATTGATGCCTTTTCCATGCACACCGCCGTGCGTCCGATCATTGTGCTTACCCCAGTCAAGGACGACTACTACCGACAGCGCTTCGACGTTGCACATGAGCTGGGCCACTTGATCATGCATCACGATGCTGAACCAGGCGGCAAGGTCTCCGAGGAACAAGCCAACAGGTTTGCCGCTGAGTTGCTCATGCCGGCTGAACAGATTCGTTCATCACTGGCGTCCTCTACGGCAGGACGAAGCTGGAAGCAGCTCGCTGAGCTAAAAGAGCACTGGGGCGTGAGCCTCTCGGCACTGTTATACCGGGCCCGAACCCTCGGCGTAATGAGCGATGTCTCATACCGGAATGCGGTAGAACGTATGTCGCAGAACGGTTGGCGTCGCGCCGAACCAGGGCGGACGTCGGCGCTTGAGATGCCATCCATGCTCCCACGGGCCCGCGAGGTCTTGAACAATGCCGGTATCAACGACCACGAGTTTCTGAGCGGCTGTGGACTGCCCGTCAACCTGTATTATGTGGCCGCATCCAGCGTGCCCACACCGCGCGAGAACTTGTCTTTTGCTCCCGCACAGAGTCATGTTGAGCGCTAAGCCGTGGCAAACCATTGACCAACAGATCCGTAGTGCCAACGATGCCATTTGTGGTGCCATCGATGCCCTAACACTGAACCGTCCTCTGCTCTCCCAGCAGCTTCTAGGCCAACTGCGCGACCTGATAGAAGGTGTAGTTGCCCGATGGAACATCGATTGAGAGCGAACGGGGGTCCGCCCCACGACTGAGCACACTACTGCGTAGTGAGTGGCAGTGCTGTAGTCACCGGCGCGTGGGAAGATCGGGCTGGCCACTGTTTGATGGATTGAAGGTATTCGGCGGCGTCCGCTTGTTCGTTGAATTCCAGAAGGTTGCCCACTTTTTCCACTAGTACGTCTCGCACTTCCGATGGGGTTGCGAAGAAGAACTCTTTGCGCGGGTTGGCTTGATTGACGGCCTTCGTCGCGAAATGTTTATGAAGTTCGTTCTCCAGGGTGACTGCATCTTCCGAGAAGAAAAGGGTGTGGATGTCAAAGCGGAATGGTACTGATGCTCCACCGAGTTCAGCGACGCGTTCCATGGGTTCGAGGCGCCTGGTTAGGCCTATCTTGACGACGTCATCGCCGAAAGCACCACGATTGGAGATGACGTAGATGTAGCCGGCGCGGATGTTGGCAGCGCGGAAGTCATTTTGGGCGATTGCTTCGTCGATCAACTCGAGCCGACGCTCGAGATCAGGATCCCCTTGCCCGGAGGCGCGCATAGCGGCGAGAGCGTTGAGGAGGTGGGCGCGTTCCTTGTCGAGCCGGACACGTTCCTCGGCGAGTTCGCGTTCGACGCGGCGTTCCTCGCGCAGACGAGCCCTTTCCTCCCGTTCTGCTTCTTTCTCCTCTTGCTTTTTCATGAGCCAATCGGCGGTGAGTTCGATTTCCGCAACGCGCCTTGCGTGGAAGTCATCACTAATGTGCATTTCCATCAGTGCACCCAGTTTCGCGATTGCCTGGCGTGATGCATCTAGGCGGCGTTTGGCTGTGACCACATTGCCTAGCTTAAGGGACCTGATGCTGTTGTCCGCCTCAGCGTTGTAAGCGCGGAGCATCAACTTTGCCAGGTCATCGGTCATGCGTCGACCTTTCACTAGGGAGTTGTCGAACGTGAAGAGATTTGACTTCACGATCGCCTGCCCGAGTTTTATCAGTTCCGCGATTCGTGCTTCCACCTCGTCTAAGCGTTCACGGAAGGACGCAGCATTCTCAAGCGGGTGGTGATAGCGGTAAATGCCGACTTCCTGAAGCACCAGCGCATCGTTGAGCTCAACGTAAGGAGTGGATGGGTCGGTGGCGTCGGCAAGCTGCCGCCGAAGAAGCTGATTTTCAGCCTCGAGAAAGCGACTCGTGCAGCAACTGTCGATTCGTTTGATTCCACCTTGTTCACTAGAGCGTCAGGCACCGGTGCCGGCTCGACTTCGGGCGCAGCCGATGAATCTCCCGATGGCAACCAGAGCTGCCATCCTTGCGGCGGTTCCGGCCACGCAGGGTCAGGCGTCCAGCCCGCCGGAGGCCGCCAGTACGCGGGGGGCTGGGGCCAGCCTGGAGGCGGATTGAATACTAGATTATCCGTCGTCATCAGGAGCGCCGGACTCCTGAGACAGTCGCAGGTGTCAGTCCAAGGGGGTTCTTAGAGACGGCGGCGCCCAGGTGTTCCACCGTGGCCGCTGGAACAACGGCTGACAGATCAATATCGGAAAACGCCTCACGTGATGCCCGACTGCGGCGAACGGGATGTAGGTCTCGTTGCCTGTCGCGGGGTTGATTGTCTGCGTTCCGACTTCCAGCGCGATGCTCTGAATCAGCGCGCGGCGGTCTGCCTCGAACACCTCATGCAAAGTTCGTAGTACGACCTGATGGACGATTCCCGCATATCGGTCTTTCGACTCTTTCTGCGAGAGTGCTACAGACGTGATTTCGTCGCTGGCTTTCACGTACTTATAAGACTTGATCGTCGGGATCTAGTTCGGGCTTGGAATGAGGACGCGCAATGCGAGTTCGGCTGTTCCAGGGTCAAATTGTGCCTCGTGCTCCACCATGAACCCCCCGGGGTAGACAGAGTTGGCCAGCACAATGCCTACGTACTCCTGCAGGGCTTCCACTGAACCGTAACTAAGATTCGTGATCAGCTCGTCGATGGAAGCGTTGTGCTGAGCTACCTGGGCCTCACGAGCGGCGCATTCGTCCGCGTATCTAGCTTTTGCAGCCGCAAGCCTTTGCTTTCGGTTGTTCTCGTCGGCAGCGTACCTACCAGCAATCGCCTGGCGCCGCCCGGGCAATTCGGCCATCTCGTGCTCCCAGACTGATTGGGCCTGGGCAAACGCAGCTTGAGCTTGGGCCTGGGCCTCAGCGAGCTTCTTTTTGCGGCCGAAGAGCCCGGTTGGGGGAGCCGGCGTTTGAAATACAGGGGCTGAGGGATCGGGCAAGGTAACAGGGCCGGGAATTGGGGTCTCCAGCCTGCGGTCGAATGGTGGATGTTCGACGGTCCTCCGCAAGCTGCCGAGGTCAACGTAATCATCGACAGCCAGAGTCGATTCGAGGAGGCTATCGACTTGGTCGTAGACGGCCGCCAGTTCGGCGTTGAGTTGCTCTACTTCTGCCTGGCGGCTGGCCACGTGAGCGTCATGAGCTTCCTTCTCGAGGCGTTTGCGATCCGCCTCCGAGGCTCGTTGAAGTGCAACCTGCGCCCTTTGTTCAGCTTTCCATGCCTGCTCAGCCCGGCGAGCCGAGGCTGCCTGTTCACGCGCCGCGGCACGTTGGCGCTGTTCAGCCACCTTCGCTTGGTGCTGCATTTCCGCTAAAAACCCACGACGACGTGCCAAGATCAAACCCCCAGATACAGTTTTCGTTCACATTACCAAGTAGCTGGAACATTAAAGTATTCGCCGTGCACACCGTTGGTATCAGGTACCTTCTTTCGCCTCGCACTCCCTGTCAGTTTTAGTGTCAGGCCCCGGGAAGGCGCCTTCCTTACGCCAGCGTACGGAGTTGCCCCACGGGTCCTCCCAGCACACCCGAAGGTTGGGGTAGGCATAATGTGACCGAAGCTTCGGTCAACCGCTATTTGACCGGGGCTTCGCCAATTTATAGCGATTTGTTAGTGGCTCCTTGGACCGCAGCAGAAAGGTGGCAGGCGCTGATTTTCCGCTCCGGGAGCCCCTTCTGCGCGCCAGCCTTCCGTTACCGGCACTCGGAAAGGTTGCGTGGCCCGCTGGGGCACGACCCAAGCGAACTCTTCCACCCCGCCGAGACCTGCATCGCCTTCGGACCACAGGACCTTCCGGGCTCGGCTCCGATTCTCGATTCGTCAGGCCTCTCCCAAGCCGAAATGTTGTCCACATCTACGAGAGCGGAGTACCCACTGCATCAGGACGCATCGACGTGGTCTCTTCCGACGACAGCGTACTGTGGCTTCAAGCCGACGGCGCGGATGGGCGACACCTCTTCCTGTGGAATGACGTCACTGTTTACAAACGGCCTGGGGGCAAGGTTCTGCTGGCCAGTAACTCGCGAGTGCTGTGAGGAACGGGAGATGCCTTCCGCCTGAAGCTTGACGCGGTTTCATCTACTTACCCTGCAACCCGTTGGATGTCGCAGATAGACGCTACCCGCCACGGATACCGGCGACAAGCGGACGGAATACCGTCTGGGCCTACTCTCGGCTTTGGAATCCAAGCTCTGGTTCGAGGCTACTCCAGGGATGTCTTGGAGCCGTGACACCTCCTGGTTGCGGGGCGGCGAGCTGCTCTGGGAACGCGGCTTCCGCGCCAAGGGCCGATACGCAGGCGTGGGGGTGTGTTACCGCCGAAACGGGGTGCCGAAGATCATTTCTACGACAAGATCAACGAATTAACCCCAAGAATTATGACGCAAAAGATCGTGTACTACGGTCCAATCGAGGTACGGATGTCACCTGATTTGCAGCCCGTTGACAGCTCACACCTGGAAAATGAACAGCTTTTTGTGAAATTGTCTGCCGGTTTTCTGATTTTATGTCTTAGGCTTCTCCCATAATCATCGTGATGGGGGCGAGCGATGAATATCCGCCCCTGTCTTTTTTGGGGGGCTTTCCATGCGTTCTGCGCTTCGTGGTACACGTCTGTTCACTGCCATTTCACTTTCCGCCGCGTTATGCATGGGGCTTCTTCCTCCCGCCGGTGTCGCGCAGGCAAGTCCTCACGCTCCGGCAGCCGCGCGGGCCGGTGCCATTCCGGTAGAGGCCCCCACCGAAACTCGCGAGCAGGCGGCCTCCCGGACAGCGTCCGAGTCCGGCACGTCGGTGGTCGTTGATTCCTTGACTACACCTACTGAGCAGGTCCTGGCGTTGCCGGACGGGAAGTTCAGCAAGACCGTATCGGTCGAACCAACACGAATGCTGGCGAACGGGACATGGACCGATATCTCAACCGATCTGGTTGAAACCGGCGGAATGCTCCAACCGAAGATGGTTCCTGCAGATCTGAAAATCAGCAAAGGCGGGGACTCCAAACTTTCATCCGTATCCGACCGGCGGGGCCACACGGTGACGGAGTCCTGGGCGTACGGCAAGCTCCCTGTGGCGAAAATCAGCGGCAACATGGCAACTTACGCTTCCGTTTTCCCCGGTGTGGATCTCATCCAGGTGGCCAAGAAACAGGGCATCTCCCAGGTCCTGAAGATCTACACCGCAGAAGCTGCAACGGACCCAAGGGTTCTCGATTTCAAGCTCAAGCTCGAGGCCACGGGTGTGAACCTGGATAGTGACGCCAAGGGTGGGTTGAAAGCCACCAGCCGCAAGACAGGTGAAGATGTCCTGCAGAGCCGGGCCGGACATTGGTGGGACTCACGCCATCGAGATGCTGGCCCAACGGACCCCGGCGGACCGGGGACGATGGAATCCTTTGATTTGTCGCTCTCCAACGACGTTGGGGGTACTCACGAAAAGCTGCGTATCTCGGACATTCTGTCCCGCAAGGATCTGACATACCCGCTGTACATCGATCCTGACTGGTCCACGGCACGCGCATCGTATGTCTTCGTTGACTCTGCCTATCCCACCACGTCGTACTGGAACGGGCAGATTGCCGGAGCGGACCTGAACCTCGGCTTCCTGCCTGCCAAGTGGGACACCGCGGGAAAGAATCACACGGCGCACGCCTATTGGCAGTTCACCACGTCGCCCATGGTCGGTAAGAAGATCTTCGCTGCGCGCTTCAACGCGACCAACTTCTGGTCTTCGTCCTGCGTCGCCCGTACTGTGCGGGCGAAGATAACGGGCGGGGTCGGGACCGGAACCACGTGGAACAGCCAGCCGGGGATCGCCCGTGACATTGAAGCTAAATCGTTCGCTTACGGCAACGAAGGCCTCGGTTGCGGTGATGCGACGGTCGGGTTCGACATGATGGCTGCCGCCGATCTCTTCCCCACCGTCAGCCAGTGGACTGTTGGACTGTTCGCTGATGGTGAGTATTCAGACGAATTGAGCTGGAAGCGCTTCACCAACAACGCCACCATCACTGTTACCTACGGGACTGCTCCGAATACGCCGGTCCTGAACTCCATCTCGGGCTGCGGGCTGACGTGCGCCGAGTACGTCACCCGGTACAACCAGCCGACGATAAACCTTTCAGCGAGCGACCCTGACGGGGATGCGGGCGGAACAATCCTCATCTGGATTACTGTCCGAAACACAGCTGGCACGGCCGTCGCCTCTACCTCATCGGGACGTCCTGTTCCTGGCTCCGGCGGCAGCACAACTTGGCAGGTCCCTGTTGTTCTGGCCGATGGAACCTATCGGCTCGAATACCAATCCTCGGACCAGCAAGGCATCTCTTCCGCAGGAGCCGCGACCAATTTCACAGTGAATACAGCAGCGCCCTCAGGTCCTCGCGTGCTGGCTGGCGATTTCAACATGAATAGTGATCCCGAGTTCTATAACAAGGCCGTCGTGGGCGTCACGGGACTCTCGTACTCAGTCAGAAACCTGGGGCCCTATCCCATCAAGGGTTTTGTCTATGCAGTGACCGCCGGTACGGGCATCCCTGATTATCCCAAGAGCGTCGGAGCTTTGGCCTGCGGGCAACGAACTGGTCCCTTCGTGGTCGTCTGCCCCGCAGACGGCAGGTCTGCCAATGTAAC from Arthrobacter sp. B3I9 encodes:
- a CDS encoding VOC family protein, giving the protein MSLFITCPVESVERATAFYTALGWTLNAKMSDHNVSCFAIAPEQYVMLGSREMYASVGGAEELVGGPDTPSKVTVSFDLGSREAVDELTERAGAAGGRIGDTDDYPFMYQRQFDDPDGYHYSPFWMKPDADPTA
- the gdhA gene encoding NADP-specific glutamate dehydrogenase; this translates as MDARLEAIRGTVLARNPGEGEFHQAVTEVFESLGPVHDRHPEFLEGAVLERLCEPERQIIFRVPWTDDAGRVQINRGFRVEFNSALGPYKGGLRFHPSVYLGIVKFLGFEQIFKNALTGMPIGGGKGGSDFDPRGRSDAEVMRFCQSFMTELYRHIGEYTDVPAGDIGVGGREIGYLFGQYKRITNRYESGVLTGKGISWGGSLVRPEATGYGTVIFTEEMLKTRGKSFDGQRVVVSGTGNVAINAIAKAQSLGAIVVACSDSSGYIVDDAGIDVALLRQVKEVERGRLKDYETRRPAVTYVDGGSVWDVDATVALPCATQNELDGDAAARLVRNGLIAVGEGANMPSTRDAVAVFQDSGVLFGPGKAANAGGVATSALEMQQNASRDSWTFAHTEQRLTEIMVGIHDRCAATADEYGDPGNYVLGANIGGFVKVADAMLAQGLI
- a CDS encoding ImmA/IrrE family metallo-endopeptidase is translated as MGPSSVAERAGIVVVFCEPGVASIDAFSMHTAVRPIIVLTPVKDDYYRQRFDVAHELGHLIMHHDAEPGGKVSEEQANRFAAELLMPAEQIRSSLASSTAGRSWKQLAELKEHWGVSLSALLYRARTLGVMSDVSYRNAVERMSQNGWRRAEPGRTSALEMPSMLPRAREVLNNAGINDHEFLSGCGLPVNLYYVAASSVPTPRENLSFAPAQSHVER
- a CDS encoding DUF4041 domain-containing protein, which codes for MLQEVGIYRYHHPLENAASFRERLDEVEARIAELIKLGQAIVKSNLFTFDNSLVKGRRMTDDLAKLMLRAYNAEADNSIRSLKLGNVVTAKRRLDASRQAIAKLGALMEMHISDDFHARRVAEIELTADWLMKKQEEKEAEREERARLREERRVERELAEERVRLDKERAHLLNALAAMRASGQGDPDLERRLELIDEAIAQNDFRAANIRAGYIYVISNRGAFGDDVVKIGLTRRLEPMERVAELGGASVPFRFDIHTLFFSEDAVTLENELHKHFATKAVNQANPRKEFFFATPSEVRDVLVEKVGNLLEFNEQADAAEYLQSIKQWPARSSHAPVTTALPLTTQ